Proteins encoded in a region of the Elizabethkingia bruuniana genome:
- a CDS encoding three component ABC system middle component, which yields MNIAQTEKILFSPLFTSKLLLMALVGANNNKLKVELIYYILPLIYNDTIKSKLVKSNAKSTFNTFLNSEVKMELIVIETLLTNYKKKTKEALITLSNIYNIEISDYLILVQGQNESYTGEKDPILREYYKAAFNLGSILSKEDHKTIFFNL from the coding sequence ATGAATATAGCTCAAACAGAAAAAATCCTTTTTAGTCCATTATTTACATCAAAATTATTACTGATGGCTTTAGTCGGTGCAAATAATAATAAACTAAAAGTAGAACTTATCTATTATATTCTCCCACTGATATACAACGATACAATTAAAAGTAAACTTGTAAAAAGTAATGCAAAGAGTACATTTAATACGTTTTTAAATTCTGAAGTTAAGATGGAACTAATCGTCATCGAAACTCTACTAACTAATTATAAGAAGAAGACTAAAGAAGCTTTGATTACATTATCAAATATCTACAATATCGAAATTTCAGATTACTTAATATTGGTACAAGGGCAGAATGAAAGTTATACAGGAGAGAAAGACCCTATCCTAAGAGAATATTATAAAGCAGCGTTTAATTTAGGTTCAATTCTTTCTAAAGAAGACCATAAGACAATTTTTTTTAATTTATAA
- a CDS encoding type IA DNA topoisomerase, with the protein MKTIIAEKPSVAREIASLLGASEKKDGYLTGNGYFVTWAFGHLIGLGMPEDYGISGFDKASLPILPNPFLLTVRKVKKDKGYQTDTGALKQLKVIEQLFSKSDSIIVATDAGREGELIFRYIYEYLKCNKPFERLWISSLTEKAIKQGFENLKDGKDFDGLYQAAQGRSRADWLVGINATQALSIMAGNGVYSLGRVQTPTLALICKRYLENKNFSIKKYWQIQLLHHKEAIDFKSISKSKWEDQKLADDTLKSVQRIGTATVTSVATKSVTEQPPLLFDLTGLQKEANKKLNLSAEETLNIAQSLYEKKFITYPRTGSKHIPEDMWTEIPNLVRALQNRETSKKALEKIKWGRFNKRIVNDLRVTDHHGLLITDKIPSALNAKENEVYDMIAFRLLEAVSQAYIKEITDVSLEVSHYDFTLKGCKIIEAGWRGIKGRFSDEDTEPVQDLPELKQGDELKIKEATVLEKKTKPPVLYTEAGLLSAMETAGKEIENEEERKVLQNIGIGTPATRASVIETLFTRSYIQREKKSLIPTEKGLQVYELVKDRKIADVSMTAEWELALLKIENKEADADAFQKEMETYASTITNELLQTSIAQSNLPKLTCPKCKSHQLIIRDKLVKCPNEICGWVQFRNVCGVHIGIADIANLVNKGKTSLIKGMKSKAGKKFDAYIVLNEQAESSFEFENNKSYKRNGK; encoded by the coding sequence ATGAAAACAATCATTGCAGAAAAACCAAGCGTAGCGAGGGAAATAGCAAGTCTGTTGGGAGCTTCCGAAAAGAAGGATGGTTACCTGACAGGCAACGGCTATTTTGTTACGTGGGCGTTCGGTCATTTAATCGGATTGGGAATGCCGGAAGATTACGGCATTTCTGGGTTTGACAAGGCATCACTGCCGATATTGCCAAACCCTTTTTTATTGACAGTCCGCAAGGTCAAAAAAGACAAAGGCTATCAAACCGATACAGGAGCATTAAAGCAACTGAAAGTTATTGAGCAACTTTTTAGTAAAAGCGACAGCATTATCGTAGCTACAGATGCAGGTCGTGAAGGCGAATTGATTTTTAGGTATATCTATGAATACCTAAAATGCAACAAGCCCTTTGAACGTCTTTGGATTAGTTCCCTTACAGAAAAAGCCATTAAACAGGGCTTTGAGAACCTCAAAGACGGAAAAGATTTTGACGGATTGTACCAGGCAGCACAAGGCAGAAGCCGGGCCGATTGGCTTGTGGGTATCAATGCCACACAGGCATTGAGCATTATGGCAGGCAACGGCGTTTACTCTCTCGGCAGAGTGCAAACACCTACATTGGCATTGATATGCAAACGTTATCTTGAAAACAAAAACTTCTCAATTAAAAAGTATTGGCAGATACAGCTTTTGCACCACAAAGAAGCTATTGACTTCAAAAGCATTTCCAAAAGCAAATGGGAAGACCAAAAACTCGCCGATGATACGTTGAAATCCGTTCAGCGTATCGGAACTGCGACAGTGACATCGGTAGCAACTAAAAGCGTAACAGAACAACCACCCCTGCTGTTCGACCTTACAGGACTGCAAAAGGAAGCCAACAAAAAGCTCAATCTTTCTGCCGAAGAAACTCTCAATATTGCCCAAAGCCTGTACGAAAAGAAATTTATCACTTATCCACGTACCGGAAGCAAACACATTCCTGAAGATATGTGGACGGAAATCCCTAACCTCGTAAGGGCTTTGCAAAACAGGGAAACCAGCAAAAAAGCCTTGGAGAAAATTAAGTGGGGGCGTTTCAACAAACGTATCGTGAATGATTTGCGTGTTACTGACCATCACGGGTTGTTGATAACGGATAAAATCCCCTCCGCACTGAACGCAAAGGAAAATGAAGTATATGATATGATTGCCTTTCGTTTGCTCGAAGCCGTTTCACAAGCCTATATTAAAGAGATAACCGACGTTTCTTTGGAAGTATCGCACTATGATTTTACGCTGAAGGGCTGTAAGATTATCGAAGCGGGCTGGCGTGGTATCAAAGGTCGTTTCTCCGATGAAGATACCGAACCCGTACAGGATTTGCCCGAACTGAAACAAGGCGATGAGCTCAAAATTAAAGAAGCAACCGTTTTGGAAAAGAAAACCAAACCGCCCGTGCTTTATACCGAAGCCGGACTTTTGTCAGCAATGGAAACCGCAGGTAAGGAAATCGAAAACGAGGAAGAACGGAAAGTCCTGCAAAATATCGGTATCGGTACTCCCGCTACAAGAGCATCAGTCATTGAAACCCTGTTTACCCGAAGTTATATCCAAAGGGAAAAGAAATCCTTAATTCCGACTGAAAAGGGGTTGCAGGTGTATGAGTTGGTTAAAGACCGAAAAATTGCAGACGTTTCTATGACGGCTGAATGGGAATTGGCTTTGCTGAAAATCGAGAACAAGGAAGCGGATGCCGATGCGTTTCAAAAGGAAATGGAAACCTACGCCTCAACGATTACCAATGAACTATTGCAAACCTCTATTGCCCAAAGCAACCTTCCGAAACTTACATGCCCAAAATGCAAAAGCCACCAACTCATTATCCGTGATAAACTTGTCAAATGCCCCAATGAAATTTGCGGTTGGGTACAGTTCCGCAATGTGTGTGGTGTACACATCGGCATTGCCGATATTGCAAACCTTGTCAATAAAGGCAAAACCTCGCTTATCAAAGGAATGAAAAGCAAAGCCGGAAAGAAATTCGATGCCTACATCGTGTTGAATGAGCAAGCCGAAAGTTCCTTTGAATTTGAGAATAACAAAAGCTACAAACGCAATGGAAAATAA
- a CDS encoding DUF3945 domain-containing protein, giving the protein MSEETTNKQEMPEQLSDILLVLDKEKMKIQAVKSIDENGKMETVDPTKKNQNQFMRVDKHGDFFSNFFSNFISQLKNPTNFSFFKVGEPEAIEKAKEMQKQVDNPTQEGEKVMKEHEVKTNTQENNKQENKNDMATAQTTPETSEYRYKPEQIDWDTMKNLGLSKEFLEKRNLLDPLLRGYKTNELVPIGINLGGSILRTDARLSLQQGEDGNAIVAMHGIKKEPNLHFDFFGHKFTDEDKKNLLETGNMGRVVNLTNSKTGELMPSIISIDRLTNDVIALRTDFIKIPDEIKGVKLNDEQKQTLMEGKPLKLEGMISTKGTEFSATVQYNADKRYTEFLFDRSNSNGQKQNNQQNNQQSQPQEAPRTFRGKELTDEQHKDFKAGQTVYMAGLVDKKGQTYNGYITFNKDTGKTGFEFPNQYKERMQPTEAHKTQTAVNSQGKTNEATKNIQEPLKSGQQRPKNEKQQEQQNKPAKSKGRKVS; this is encoded by the coding sequence ATGAGTGAAGAAACAACGAACAAACAGGAAATGCCCGAACAGTTATCGGACATATTGTTAGTGCTGGATAAAGAAAAAATGAAAATCCAAGCCGTAAAGAGCATTGACGAAAACGGAAAAATGGAAACCGTTGACCCCACGAAAAAGAACCAAAATCAGTTTATGCGTGTGGACAAACACGGAGATTTCTTTTCTAATTTCTTTTCCAACTTTATAAGCCAACTGAAAAACCCGACCAACTTTTCATTTTTTAAAGTAGGTGAACCCGAAGCTATCGAAAAGGCAAAGGAAATGCAGAAACAGGTTGATAATCCTACACAGGAGGGCGAAAAAGTGATGAAGGAACACGAAGTAAAAACCAACACACAAGAGAATAATAAACAAGAAAATAAAAATGATATGGCAACAGCACAGACAACACCGGAAACAAGCGAATACCGCTATAAGCCGGAGCAGATTGATTGGGACACAATGAAAAATCTCGGATTGAGCAAGGAGTTTCTTGAAAAAAGAAACCTGCTCGACCCTTTATTACGAGGTTATAAAACCAACGAACTTGTCCCGATAGGCATTAATCTCGGAGGCTCTATTCTCCGTACAGATGCCCGCCTGTCTTTACAGCAAGGAGAAGACGGCAATGCCATCGTGGCAATGCACGGCATCAAAAAAGAACCTAACCTGCACTTTGATTTCTTTGGACATAAGTTTACAGATGAAGACAAAAAAAATCTTCTGGAAACAGGTAATATGGGGCGTGTGGTTAATCTTACCAATTCTAAAACGGGCGAACTAATGCCGTCCATTATCAGTATTGACAGGCTTACCAATGATGTAATTGCACTGCGGACAGATTTCATTAAAATTCCCGATGAAATTAAAGGTGTAAAGCTGAATGATGAGCAAAAGCAAACCTTAATGGAGGGCAAGCCGCTCAAATTGGAGGGTATGATTTCGACAAAGGGAACGGAGTTTTCGGCAACGGTACAGTACAACGCTGATAAACGCTATACCGAATTTTTGTTTGACCGTAGTAACTCAAACGGACAAAAGCAAAATAACCAACAAAACAATCAGCAAAGCCAACCGCAGGAAGCTCCAAGAACATTTCGTGGAAAAGAGCTGACCGATGAGCAGCATAAGGATTTCAAAGCGGGTCAAACCGTGTATATGGCAGGTCTGGTTGATAAGAAAGGGCAAACGTACAATGGTTACATCACGTTCAACAAAGACACCGGAAAAACAGGTTTTGAATTTCCAAATCAATACAAGGAAAGAATGCAACCTACCGAAGCCCACAAAACGCAAACAGCCGTCAATTCACAGGGCAAAACCAACGAAGCGACCAAAAATATCCAAGAGCCTTTGAAGTCGGGGCAACAAAGACCCAAAAATGAAAAGCAACAGGAGCAACAAAACAAGCCCGCAAAATCAAAAGGTAGAAAAGTGAGTTAA
- a CDS encoding ORF6N domain-containing protein → MENKPTIVPQEIRNLIYTIRGRQVMLDSDLATLYHVETKILNKAVKRNIERFPEKFCFQLTDEEADFLRFQIGTSNVGRGGRRYLPYVFGEQGIAMLSAVLRSDVAVKVSIEIMDAFVEMRKMLISNASLFHRLDNIELKQLQADQKFEEIFKALESDKLHAEKGIFYNGQVFDAYTFVSDIIRSAESSIILLDNYVDDTVLTLLGKRNANVRATIYTKSISSQIRLDLQRYNSQYPHIEVEIFSDAHDRFLIIDNTELYHIGASLKDLGKKWFAFSRMDIEIGRMLQILNTF, encoded by the coding sequence ATGGAAAATAAACCGACTATTGTACCACAAGAAATCAGAAATCTGATTTATACCATACGTGGCAGACAAGTGATGCTGGACAGCGACCTCGCTACGCTGTATCACGTTGAAACCAAAATACTGAACAAAGCCGTAAAACGGAATATTGAGCGGTTTCCCGAAAAATTCTGTTTTCAACTGACCGATGAGGAAGCGGATTTTTTGAGGTTCCAAATTGGAACCTCAAACGTAGGGCGAGGCGGAAGACGTTATCTGCCCTACGTTTTCGGCGAGCAAGGCATTGCGATGTTGAGTGCCGTGCTTCGCTCCGATGTGGCTGTAAAGGTGAGCATTGAGATAATGGATGCGTTTGTAGAAATGCGAAAAATGCTCATTAGCAATGCTTCCTTATTTCATCGTTTGGACAATATAGAACTGAAACAACTACAAGCCGACCAAAAATTTGAGGAAATCTTTAAGGCTCTGGAAAGCGACAAGCTCCACGCTGAAAAAGGTATTTTCTACAACGGACAGGTTTTTGATGCCTATACCTTTGTTTCGGATATTATCCGAAGTGCCGAAAGTTCCATTATCCTGCTGGATAATTACGTGGACGATACGGTGCTGACCTTGTTAGGCAAACGCAATGCAAACGTAAGAGCTACTATCTACACCAAAAGCATAAGCAGTCAGATACGGTTGGATTTACAACGCTATAACAGTCAATATCCACATATCGAAGTAGAGATTTTCTCCGATGCTCACGACCGATTTTTGATTATTGATAATACAGAGCTTTACCATATCGGGGCATCACTTAAAGACCTGGGCAAAAAATGGTTTGCCTTTTCACGAATGGATATTGAAATTGGCAGGATGCTTCAAATTCTGAACACTTTCTAA
- a CDS encoding DUF3732 domain-containing protein, whose protein sequence is MQAAISHIFLFKNNKETRTLKFDEGLNIISGDSKTGKSAIIEIIDYCLFASRSTIPKGIITDWTDLYCMIFRVRDKHMIIGRLKNSNQMYFSIEINSEVLTNFSIEYFSDKKLVDLDDAKKEFEKHIGISVLDTRTDEEEDKRKSGGKVTMRSFIPFLFQHQNLIANKHSLFYRFDDFYKRKKTIDDYPILMGWGNADFFDLQRSLESKQKELNQKKKLDEKLKISNDQLREDLYGIVSLYYTSIGKDLSEEITLSDLKNLIKDLPNANANSIGDQNLNEELRKIDNSIFQKKKELDVVLDLLSTIKSNNDISINFSKNINRLKSLASIEANVSEVHCPLCDQEVGEIKDKISIIKESNEILEDEFEKIGTYVNDTSSQNASLRKERDILKKELKDLKIKADSLNTQVLKEFNTKNEYERNLLLKGRTEANAQNLIERNKLLSNSKSGYTELESEIEELKNKLAGFNLKEELQKAQVILSEKMSGICDLLDFEEEFKPGKILFDLEKFSLKYNLKDKENILLSEMGSGSNWLAIHLSAFLGFLYLHSTTSTSKIPSILVLDQPSQVYFPKIYKQLDEDVENEQKKVDDNIIQVKNIFKVISDEIANIDKECGYKPQVIVLEHADEDEFSQFIKYRWSKDGSKLI, encoded by the coding sequence ATGCAAGCAGCAATTTCACATATATTTCTTTTTAAGAATAACAAGGAAACACGTACACTGAAATTCGATGAAGGTCTAAATATTATTTCTGGAGATTCTAAAACAGGTAAAAGTGCAATCATTGAAATTATTGACTACTGTTTATTTGCAAGCCGGTCTACTATACCAAAAGGGATTATAACAGACTGGACAGATCTTTATTGCATGATTTTTAGAGTTAGAGACAAACATATGATTATTGGAAGATTAAAAAACAGTAATCAAATGTATTTCAGTATTGAAATTAATTCAGAGGTTCTTACCAATTTTTCAATAGAATATTTCAGCGACAAAAAGCTAGTCGATTTAGATGATGCTAAAAAAGAATTTGAGAAACATATAGGAATCTCTGTTTTAGATACAAGAACTGATGAAGAGGAAGATAAAAGAAAGTCTGGAGGAAAGGTAACAATGCGGAGCTTTATACCATTTCTATTTCAGCATCAAAATCTAATTGCTAATAAGCATAGCCTTTTTTATAGATTTGATGATTTCTATAAGAGAAAAAAAACTATTGATGATTATCCTATATTAATGGGATGGGGAAATGCTGATTTTTTTGATTTACAGAGAAGTCTAGAAAGTAAACAGAAAGAATTGAATCAAAAGAAAAAGTTAGATGAGAAGTTAAAAATAAGTAACGATCAATTAAGAGAGGATCTTTATGGCATCGTATCACTATACTATACTTCTATAGGTAAAGACCTATCAGAGGAGATTACATTGTCTGATCTTAAAAACCTTATAAAAGATTTACCCAATGCCAATGCCAATTCAATTGGTGATCAAAACCTTAATGAGGAATTGAGGAAGATAGACAATTCTATATTCCAAAAAAAGAAAGAATTAGATGTAGTGCTAGATTTGTTATCTACTATTAAATCTAATAATGATATTTCTATAAATTTTTCCAAAAACATAAATCGATTAAAATCATTAGCATCTATTGAGGCAAATGTTAGTGAAGTTCATTGCCCCCTTTGTGATCAAGAAGTGGGAGAAATAAAGGATAAAATTTCGATTATCAAAGAATCTAATGAAATTTTGGAGGATGAGTTTGAAAAAATAGGTACTTATGTAAATGATACTTCAAGTCAAAATGCTTCGCTTCGAAAAGAAAGAGATATTCTGAAGAAAGAGTTGAAAGATCTAAAGATTAAAGCTGATAGCTTAAATACACAAGTATTAAAAGAGTTTAATACTAAAAATGAGTATGAAAGAAACTTATTATTGAAAGGCAGAACTGAAGCTAATGCTCAAAACCTTATCGAAAGGAATAAACTTTTATCTAATAGTAAAAGTGGCTATACAGAGTTGGAATCAGAAATTGAAGAACTCAAAAATAAACTTGCTGGCTTCAACCTGAAAGAAGAATTACAAAAAGCCCAAGTAATATTAAGTGAAAAGATGAGTGGTATTTGTGACTTACTCGATTTTGAGGAAGAGTTTAAACCAGGCAAAATACTTTTCGATTTGGAGAAGTTTAGCTTAAAATACAATTTGAAGGATAAAGAAAATATTCTTCTTTCAGAAATGGGAAGCGGCTCAAATTGGTTAGCTATTCATTTATCTGCATTCTTAGGCTTTTTATATCTACACAGTACTACATCGACTTCTAAAATACCATCAATATTAGTTTTAGATCAACCAAGTCAAGTATATTTTCCTAAAATCTACAAACAATTGGATGAAGATGTTGAGAATGAACAAAAGAAAGTAGATGATAATATTATTCAAGTGAAAAATATATTCAAAGTGATTTCTGATGAAATTGCTAATATTGATAAAGAATGTGGTTACAAGCCACAAGTGATTGTATTGGAACATGCTGATGAGGATGAGTTCTCACAATTCATAAAATATCGATGGAGCAAAGATGGTAGTAAGTTGATTTAA
- a CDS encoding histone H1 gives MNELIEKINAGYEALKRDAELQAEKGNKAAGTRARKASLELEKLLKEFRKVSLEASKG, from the coding sequence ATGAACGAATTAATTGAAAAAATCAACGCAGGCTATGAAGCATTGAAAAGGGATGCAGAATTGCAGGCTGAAAAAGGAAACAAAGCGGCAGGTACAAGAGCACGTAAGGCTTCTCTTGAATTGGAGAAACTTTTAAAAGAATTTAGAAAAGTATCTTTGGAAGCTTCTAAAGGCTAA
- a CDS encoding DUF1896 domain-containing protein, whose translation MDTQQKDLSYFRLRLQELLNSSFPEKAHDQKFIHQRSSWASNAYEGAFRAGNPIEQCNEIANHILFEGLHFSKFDTVFQVVCNEFDTVMADEELRPFALKMLPVCEPVFARYELTDDFAYGYEFDLLYTETTGAIAIWIEENGLQ comes from the coding sequence ATGGATACACAACAAAAAGACCTATCGTATTTCAGATTACGATTGCAGGAATTACTAAACAGTAGCTTCCCCGAAAAGGCACACGACCAAAAATTTATCCACCAACGTTCTTCGTGGGCTTCCAATGCCTATGAGGGTGCTTTTAGGGCAGGAAACCCGATTGAGCAATGCAACGAGATTGCCAATCACATTCTTTTCGAGGGTTTGCACTTCTCCAAGTTTGATACGGTTTTTCAAGTGGTCTGCAATGAATTTGATACCGTAATGGCAGACGAGGAACTGCGACCGTTCGCCCTTAAAATGCTCCCTGTCTGTGAACCTGTTTTTGCCCGATATGAACTAACAGATGATTTCGCATACGGTTATGAGTTTGACCTGCTCTACACCGAAACAACCGGAGCCATCGCAATATGGATAGAAGAAAATGGGCTTCAGTAA